Proteins from a single region of Abyssalbus ytuae:
- a CDS encoding AsmA-like C-terminal region-containing protein, whose protein sequence is MKKTKKILKILAVVVVLLIGTVIALPFIFKGKIVGIIKNQVNNNINAQFDFAEADISILRNFPNATVVIKDVSLVNFEPFKGDTLFAAKETYLQMSVKELFKKSDETIIVNSFKVNGADLHLKLNNENVANYDISKSKETEEAVKEKDTTSGGFHFNVKEYEITNSNISYSNEESKFKLQLNDLAHFGKGDFSKDLFDLDTKTDSDVLMTVGDKNYLNNTHINLDAVLGIDLKENKYTFQDNKAIINRLPLIFDGYLKLIDKGQEMKIGFKTESTEFKNFLAVIPEEYSKNIDNVNTTGEFIVEGVLLGVVDDEHIPTFDVKITSENASFKYPELPKRVNNIDVSANVVNKSGLVNDTYVDINKLSFKIDQDTFSAKAKLSNLTENMLVNGEVLGTLNLANLSKAYPVPEENQLSGVLVADVKAAFDMNSVENKKYENTKIDGTFDLRDFEFSSPEMKHPVQINRANIDFNPQVIRLNKFDAKTGNTDFIATGTLNNLLGFIFSEGDIEGNFDLSSNTFSVNDFMTVEETKKEDGEVVVSDEKVKIPSFLNCTVNAQAKTVIYDNLTLKNVAGTLVIKDETATVKDLKSDVFDGKVIVNGNVSTKEETPVFKMNLGIEQFDIAKSFNGLELFKALSPIANAIEGELNSTLSLSGNLNNNLTPQLISLSGNAIAEVLTTSILPKGGKLLSGLEQKLNFINFEEINMNDVKTKLKFDNGKVSVEPFQLQYKDITIDISGSHSFDKSLNYYATINVPAQYLGSEVTSLLQKLGDEDAKNITVPVTATIGGSYSDPNISTNLTTAISGLTQQLVAKQKEKLINKGKDEVKDALSGIINKNITSKDSTKVGKDSTKTATKDVVKDAAEGLIKNIFGKKKKDSIK, encoded by the coding sequence ATGAAAAAGACAAAAAAAATTCTTAAAATACTGGCTGTAGTGGTTGTGTTGTTAATTGGAACCGTTATAGCATTGCCATTTATATTTAAAGGCAAAATAGTAGGCATTATTAAAAATCAGGTTAATAACAATATTAATGCACAATTTGATTTTGCCGAAGCCGATATAAGTATACTGAGAAATTTTCCGAACGCTACTGTCGTAATTAAAGATGTCTCCCTCGTAAACTTTGAGCCTTTTAAAGGAGATACGTTATTTGCCGCTAAAGAAACATACCTGCAAATGTCGGTCAAAGAGCTTTTTAAAAAGTCAGATGAAACAATAATAGTAAACAGCTTTAAAGTGAATGGCGCTGATTTACATTTAAAACTGAACAATGAAAATGTAGCTAATTACGATATTTCAAAAAGTAAAGAGACTGAAGAAGCAGTAAAAGAAAAAGACACCACAAGCGGAGGATTTCATTTTAATGTAAAAGAATACGAAATAACAAACAGCAATATTTCATATAGTAACGAAGAAAGTAAATTTAAACTGCAACTCAATGACCTTGCACACTTTGGAAAAGGTGATTTTTCCAAAGACTTGTTTGACCTTGATACTAAAACCGATTCTGATGTTTTAATGACAGTAGGAGATAAAAATTATCTTAACAATACCCATATAAATTTAGATGCCGTATTAGGTATAGATTTAAAAGAAAACAAATATACTTTTCAGGATAATAAGGCAATTATAAACAGGTTGCCCTTAATATTTGACGGCTATTTAAAACTTATTGATAAAGGGCAGGAAATGAAAATCGGTTTTAAAACCGAATCTACCGAATTCAAAAACTTTTTAGCCGTAATACCCGAAGAATACTCTAAGAATATTGACAATGTAAATACCACAGGCGAATTTATTGTGGAAGGTGTATTGCTGGGGGTGGTAGATGATGAGCACATACCCACGTTTGATGTAAAGATTACTTCAGAAAATGCATCATTTAAGTACCCTGAATTACCAAAAAGGGTAAATAACATTGATGTATCAGCCAATGTGGTAAATAAGTCAGGTTTGGTAAATGATACTTATGTAGATATCAATAAGCTATCATTTAAAATTGATCAGGATACCTTTAGTGCAAAAGCAAAGCTTAGTAACCTTACAGAAAACATGCTGGTAAACGGAGAAGTACTGGGCACCCTCAATCTGGCCAATTTATCAAAAGCCTATCCGGTACCTGAAGAAAATCAGTTAAGCGGGGTCTTGGTTGCCGATGTTAAAGCAGCCTTTGATATGAATTCTGTTGAAAACAAAAAATATGAGAACACTAAAATTGATGGTACTTTTGATTTAAGGGATTTTGAATTTTCTTCTCCCGAAATGAAACATCCTGTACAAATTAACAGGGCCAATATAGATTTTAACCCACAGGTGATCAGGCTCAATAAATTTGATGCGAAAACGGGTAATACCGATTTTATAGCAACCGGTACCTTAAACAATCTATTGGGTTTTATTTTTAGTGAAGGTGATATTGAAGGAAACTTTGATTTATCGTCTAATACATTCTCTGTTAATGATTTTATGACTGTTGAAGAAACTAAAAAAGAGGACGGTGAAGTAGTCGTATCAGACGAGAAAGTAAAAATCCCTTCCTTCTTAAACTGTACGGTTAATGCCCAGGCAAAAACCGTAATTTACGATAATCTCACCCTTAAAAATGTAGCAGGAACCTTAGTAATAAAAGATGAAACGGCCACAGTAAAAGATCTTAAGTCCGATGTTTTTGACGGAAAAGTTATTGTAAACGGAAATGTTTCTACCAAAGAAGAAACGCCGGTATTTAAAATGAACCTGGGAATAGAGCAGTTTGATATAGCAAAATCATTTAACGGTTTAGAGCTTTTTAAAGCCTTAAGTCCTATAGCCAACGCCATAGAAGGCGAACTTAATTCCACACTATCTCTTTCAGGTAACCTCAATAATAATTTAACGCCTCAGTTAATATCGTTGTCGGGTAATGCCATTGCAGAGGTTTTAACAACATCCATACTTCCCAAAGGAGGAAAACTTTTATCAGGTTTAGAGCAAAAGTTAAATTTCATAAATTTTGAAGAAATAAATATGAATGATGTCAAAACAAAGCTTAAATTTGATAATGGTAAAGTAAGTGTTGAGCCTTTTCAGCTTCAGTATAAGGATATCACCATAGACATTTCAGGAAGCCATAGTTTTGACAAAAGTCTTAATTATTATGCAACTATAAATGTTCCGGCACAATATCTTGGAAGCGAAGTAACCTCATTGCTTCAAAAACTTGGAGATGAAGATGCAAAAAACATTACCGTGCCGGTAACTGCAACCATTGGAGGCAGTTATTCAGACCCCAATATTTCTACAAACTTAACTACAGCTATTTCAGGCTTAACCCAGCAATTGGTGGCTAAGCAAAAAGAAAAATTAATAAATAAAGGTAAGGATGAAGTAAAAGATGCTTTGTCCGGAATAATAAACAAAAATATTACCTCTAAAGACAGCACTAAAGTAGGGAAAGACTCAACTAAAACTG
- a CDS encoding queuosine precursor transporter: MAHYDKKIAFKVYLYLGALFITSLVVSNLIFQKFFYWYPFGDVTIFGAPLFKLSVGILPYPVTFLITDLISEIYGKKKANQVVTAGIFASFFSMLIIFIANQVPALTDSPVNDETFSSVFALSPVAVLASMLAYLLAQYIDIKIYHFWKAYTKGKHLWIRNNFSTFTSQFVDTFTVILLLCIFKVLPWSMFYGLLISGFLFKIFIAVLDTPLLYLLVYVFRKKFKLKLSEEIQLQ; this comes from the coding sequence ATGGCGCATTACGATAAAAAAATTGCATTTAAAGTATATCTTTATCTTGGTGCGTTGTTTATAACCTCTCTCGTTGTTTCAAACCTTATATTTCAAAAGTTTTTTTACTGGTACCCTTTTGGGGATGTAACCATTTTCGGAGCCCCTCTTTTTAAACTCTCGGTAGGTATATTACCGTACCCGGTTACCTTTTTAATAACCGATCTTATCTCTGAAATTTATGGGAAAAAGAAAGCCAACCAGGTAGTGACGGCAGGTATTTTTGCTTCTTTTTTCTCTATGCTCATTATTTTTATTGCGAATCAAGTACCTGCGCTTACAGATTCGCCGGTAAATGATGAAACCTTTTCCAGTGTATTTGCCCTTTCGCCGGTGGCCGTGCTGGCATCTATGCTTGCTTATTTACTGGCACAATATATTGATATTAAAATATATCATTTCTGGAAAGCGTATACAAAAGGTAAACATTTGTGGATCCGGAATAATTTTTCCACGTTTACCTCGCAATTTGTTGATACTTTTACTGTAATTTTATTGCTATGCATTTTTAAGGTGTTACCATGGAGTATGTTTTACGGATTATTGATAAGTGGTTTTTTGTTTAAGATTTTTATTGCGGTACTGGATACACCTTTATTGTATTTGCTGGTATATGTTTTCAGAAAAAAATTCAAGCTTAAATTATCCGAAGAAATTCAATTGCAATAA
- the sppA gene encoding signal peptide peptidase SppA: protein MRFLRNLLASILGTLIALGIIFMLFLIFVAIVAGSKEEIIRVKNNSVLDLKLTEPLKDYGGKFNFVDFDYKYEEYNGLNSILRAIHYARNDNKIKGITINSTFLTNGTAQIKALRDALKEFKSSGKFVYAYGDYFMQKDYYLASVADSVFLNPVGEMDYRGLSSEVLFFKDLQEKTGFKMEVIRHGKYKSAVEPFLNNEMSKENREQISELLNSIWHSVLNDISESRNISVARLNMMADSLAARTPKLASSNGLIDGLKYFDEYESLIRSAMEVEEDKEINYVDIYEYSEYVSKKRISYGDKIAVIYAEGEIQYGKGNEEFVGQGVISDALRDAANNDEVKAVVLRVNSPGGSALASDIIWREVEMAKKIKPVIVSMGNLAASGGYYISAGANRIFAEPSTITGSIGVFGVVPNVSVLADKWGINAEQVNTNKNSTLYSVFEPVTKEFRDYASESIEEVYQTFIHKVANGRNIPVARVDSIAQGRVWSGEQAQKIGLVDEIGGLDSAVAYAAGLTEVSDYSIKEYPVFEQSLEEILGAIPGVKSSQVKEKIIKEEIGEEAYEMLKGVNKFTKLKGVQARLPFEINIK from the coding sequence ATGAGATTTTTAAGGAATTTGCTTGCCTCAATTTTAGGGACTTTAATTGCTTTGGGAATAATTTTTATGCTTTTTTTAATTTTTGTAGCCATAGTGGCCGGAAGCAAAGAAGAAATTATTCGCGTAAAAAATAATTCTGTTCTCGACCTGAAACTTACCGAACCGCTGAAGGATTACGGCGGGAAATTCAATTTTGTAGATTTTGATTATAAGTATGAAGAATATAACGGGTTAAACAGTATACTGCGTGCTATTCATTATGCCAGGAACGATAATAAAATAAAAGGAATCACCATAAACAGTACTTTTTTAACAAATGGTACTGCACAAATAAAAGCTTTGAGAGATGCATTGAAAGAGTTCAAAAGCTCGGGAAAATTTGTATATGCGTATGGAGATTATTTTATGCAGAAAGATTATTACCTGGCATCGGTAGCCGATTCGGTTTTTTTAAATCCTGTCGGGGAAATGGACTACAGGGGACTTTCTTCCGAAGTTTTGTTTTTTAAAGATTTACAGGAAAAAACAGGTTTTAAAATGGAAGTAATCCGTCACGGTAAATACAAAAGCGCCGTTGAGCCCTTTTTAAATAATGAGATGAGTAAAGAAAACAGGGAGCAAATATCAGAGTTGTTAAATTCTATATGGCATTCTGTATTAAATGATATTTCCGAAAGCAGAAATATTTCTGTAGCCCGGCTAAATATGATGGCCGATTCTTTAGCAGCCCGCACCCCTAAACTTGCTTCTTCAAACGGATTAATAGACGGATTGAAATATTTTGATGAATACGAAAGTTTAATAAGAAGTGCTATGGAAGTGGAGGAAGATAAAGAAATTAACTATGTAGATATTTATGAGTATTCCGAATACGTATCTAAAAAAAGAATATCATACGGCGATAAAATAGCGGTGATATATGCCGAAGGCGAAATTCAGTACGGTAAAGGTAATGAAGAATTTGTAGGCCAGGGAGTTATCTCTGATGCATTAAGAGACGCCGCAAACAATGATGAGGTGAAGGCTGTTGTGCTCAGGGTGAATTCTCCGGGGGGCAGTGCCCTTGCTTCAGATATTATATGGAGAGAAGTGGAAATGGCAAAAAAAATTAAACCCGTAATTGTATCTATGGGTAATTTAGCTGCTTCCGGAGGCTACTATATCTCAGCCGGTGCCAACAGGATATTTGCCGAACCTTCCACCATAACCGGTTCCATAGGAGTATTCGGGGTAGTACCAAATGTAAGCGTACTTGCTGACAAATGGGGGATTAATGCAGAGCAGGTAAACACAAATAAAAATTCTACCCTCTACAGTGTGTTTGAGCCTGTTACCAAAGAGTTCAGAGATTATGCCAGCGAAAGTATTGAGGAAGTGTATCAAACTTTTATACACAAAGTAGCCAACGGAAGAAATATTCCGGTGGCCAGGGTTGACAGCATAGCACAAGGAAGAGTGTGGAGCGGGGAACAGGCACAAAAAATAGGTTTGGTTGATGAAATCGGGGGATTGGACAGTGCTGTTGCATATGCTGCCGGGTTAACGGAAGTATCCGACTATTCAATTAAAGAGTATCCTGTGTTTGAACAAAGCCTTGAAGAAATTTTAGGGGCAATTCCCGGCGTAAAGTCTTCACAGGTAAAAGAAAAAATTATAAAAGAAGAAATAGGGGAGGAAGCCTATGAAATGCTGAAAGGAGTGAATAAATTTACTAAACTTAAAGGAGTACAGGCAAGGCTGCCTTTTGAAATAAATATAAAGTAA
- the folK gene encoding 2-amino-4-hydroxy-6-hydroxymethyldihydropteridine diphosphokinase, producing the protein MNYLKRAYLSLGSNVGNKIENLQNAVENLQKNAGQVVLFSKVYQTPSWGFKSDDFLNACIAVDTALQPQELLEVILNTEEKLGRIRNVDEGYTARSIDIDILFYDNELINEPDLIVPHPHIEKRKFVLKPLNDIAFGYVHPAFKKTISQLLSECNDDSVIKPTSLSLKPIKKRSFSHLNFIAIEGNIGAGKTTLANKIARDFNGKLILERFADNPFLPKFYADMSRYAFPLEMSFLADRYQQFMEDTSQLDLFKDFMVSDYEIFKSLVFAKITLQEEEFKLYRKLFNLMYKEVRKPDVYVFLYQNTERLLQNIKFRNRDYEQSIQPDYLEAINQGYIDFIKSYSGLNSLIIDISELDFVKNQSDYYYIIDKIYNFYNNTN; encoded by the coding sequence ATGAATTATTTGAAAAGAGCATATTTATCACTGGGAAGTAATGTAGGAAATAAGATTGAGAACCTTCAGAACGCAGTTGAAAATTTACAAAAGAATGCCGGACAGGTTGTTTTGTTTTCCAAAGTGTACCAAACTCCTTCCTGGGGTTTTAAAAGTGACGACTTTTTAAATGCCTGCATAGCTGTAGATACAGCATTACAACCACAGGAACTACTTGAGGTAATATTAAACACCGAGGAAAAACTGGGACGTATAAGAAATGTAGATGAAGGTTATACAGCAAGAAGTATTGATATAGACATTTTGTTTTATGACAATGAATTAATAAATGAACCGGACCTTATAGTGCCACATCCGCATATAGAAAAAAGAAAATTTGTTTTAAAACCACTAAATGATATTGCTTTTGGATATGTACACCCTGCTTTTAAAAAAACCATAAGTCAACTTTTAAGTGAATGTAACGACGACAGTGTTATAAAACCCACTTCTCTATCATTAAAACCAATTAAAAAAAGAAGTTTTTCTCATCTTAATTTTATTGCTATAGAAGGCAATATAGGAGCGGGCAAAACTACCCTGGCAAATAAAATAGCTCGGGATTTTAACGGAAAACTTATTCTTGAGCGTTTTGCTGACAACCCTTTTTTACCCAAGTTTTATGCTGATATGTCCCGTTATGCCTTTCCGCTGGAAATGTCATTTCTTGCCGACAGGTATCAGCAGTTTATGGAGGATACATCGCAACTGGATTTGTTTAAAGATTTTATGGTGAGTGATTACGAAATTTTCAAATCGCTTGTTTTTGCTAAAATCACTTTACAGGAAGAAGAATTTAAACTGTACAGGAAGCTTTTTAATCTTATGTATAAGGAAGTAAGGAAACCAGATGTATATGTTTTTTTGTATCAAAACACTGAAAGATTATTACAAAATATAAAATTCAGAAACAGGGATTACGAACAAAGCATTCAACCGGATTACCTGGAAGCTATTAATCAGGGTTATATAGATTTTATAAAATCGTATTCCGGTTTAAATTCTCTTATTATTGATATTTCAGAACTGGATTTTGTCAAAAATCAAAGTGATTATTATTACATAATAGACAAAATTTATAATTTTTATAACAATACGAACTAA
- a CDS encoding RNA methyltransferase codes for MRKLKNSELKRLSTEEYKQADKTPLIIVLDNIRSLNNIGSVFRTADAFLVEKIYLCGITATPPHKDIHKTALGATDSVEWEYAENTMEVINKLKGQGIMTLSVEQAENAVMLNDFNIEKGKKYAVIFGNEVKGVSQEVVSASDKVVEIPQYGTKHSLNISVSAGVVVWDLFSKIQAGEN; via the coding sequence ATGCGAAAACTAAAAAACAGTGAGTTAAAAAGGCTGAGTACAGAGGAGTATAAACAGGCAGATAAAACGCCGTTAATAATTGTACTGGATAATATAAGAAGCCTTAACAACATTGGCTCCGTTTTTCGAACTGCAGATGCTTTTTTGGTTGAAAAAATATACCTGTGTGGTATTACTGCAACGCCACCTCATAAAGATATTCATAAAACTGCTTTGGGAGCTACCGACAGTGTAGAGTGGGAGTATGCGGAAAATACTATGGAAGTGATAAATAAACTTAAAGGACAAGGAATAATGACATTATCAGTAGAACAGGCAGAAAATGCAGTGATGCTAAATGATTTCAATATTGAGAAAGGAAAAAAGTATGCGGTTATATTTGGTAATGAAGTAAAAGGAGTATCGCAGGAGGTAGTGTCGGCCAGTGACAAGGTTGTTGAAATACCTCAATACGGAACAAAACATTCGCTTAATATTTCGGTAAGTGCCGGGGTAGTGGTGTGGGATTTATTTAGTAAAATACAGGCCGGGGAGAATTAA
- the mutS gene encoding DNA mismatch repair protein MutS gives MKQYNSIKAKYPDALLLFRVGDFYETFGEDAVRAAKILGIVLTHRNNGGDKTELAGFPHHSLNTYLPKLVKAGERVAICDQLEDPKQTKTIVKRGVTELVTPGVALNDDILTAKSNNFLCSVYFGKKNTGISFLDVSTGEFLTARGTEEYIDKLLQNFNPSEILVSKKYKQDFHLAFGKEHHTFYLEDWIFQEDYANETLNKHFKTISLKGFGIDHLTEGIIASGAVLHYLSETQHNQLQHISALTRIAEEEYVWMDKFTIRNLELYHSTSPNAVTLLDVIDKTISPMGGRLLKRWLALPLKNPDKINQRLQVVNHLLSNAEVLQKIQHQIKQISDIERLISKVATGRINPKEVIYLKNSLEAIVPVKALAENSKNESLKIIGDKLHSCEMLRNKIKQMLNEDAPVQVTKGNVIAKGYSEELDELRNLAFSGKDYLDKMLEREMEKTGITSLKIDSNNVFGYYIEVRNTHKDKVPDDWIRKQTLVSAERYITEELKEYEAKILGAEEKIQILEQQLFTQLVVWMNEYIQPVQTNATLIARLDCLCSFTQLAKDNKYILPVIDDSHDLEIKNGRHPVIEKQLPLDEIYIANDTSLNKDDQQIIMITGPNMSGKSAILRQTALIVLLAQMGSFVPADAARIGIVDKIFTRVGASDNISMGESTFMVEMNETASILNNISDRSLVLLDEIGRGTSTYDGISIAWAISEYLHEHPSRPKTLFATHYHELNEMTETFSRIKNYNVSVKELEDNVLFLRKLVPGGSQHSFGIHVAKMAGMPQQVIRKANKILKKLEKSHSSEELTDNLKSAQNELQLSIFNLDDPLLEEIKEEILHTDIDTLTPVEALMKLNEIKRMLIKTKKA, from the coding sequence ATGAAGCAGTATAACAGCATTAAAGCTAAATATCCTGATGCTTTATTATTGTTCCGGGTAGGTGATTTTTACGAAACATTCGGGGAAGATGCCGTAAGAGCTGCCAAAATTCTAGGCATTGTATTAACACACCGGAATAACGGGGGTGATAAAACCGAACTGGCAGGTTTTCCGCATCATTCTTTAAATACATATTTACCCAAACTGGTCAAAGCAGGAGAAAGGGTAGCCATTTGCGACCAGCTGGAAGACCCCAAGCAAACCAAAACCATTGTTAAAAGGGGGGTGACAGAACTGGTTACTCCCGGAGTAGCTTTAAATGATGATATTCTGACTGCTAAGTCCAACAACTTTTTATGCTCGGTTTATTTTGGAAAGAAAAATACGGGGATTTCATTTTTAGACGTTTCTACAGGCGAATTTTTAACAGCCCGGGGAACAGAGGAATACATTGATAAATTATTACAAAACTTTAATCCGAGTGAAATTCTTGTCTCCAAAAAATATAAACAGGATTTTCATCTTGCCTTTGGAAAAGAGCATCATACTTTTTACCTGGAAGACTGGATCTTTCAGGAAGACTATGCCAATGAGACCTTAAACAAACATTTTAAAACCATTTCCTTAAAAGGATTTGGTATTGACCACCTAACCGAAGGTATTATTGCCTCAGGGGCAGTACTGCACTATCTTTCCGAAACACAACATAACCAGTTACAACATATTTCGGCTCTAACGCGTATTGCCGAAGAAGAATATGTATGGATGGATAAATTTACCATCCGCAATCTTGAACTGTATCATTCTACCTCGCCCAATGCCGTAACATTGCTCGATGTTATCGATAAAACTATTTCACCTATGGGAGGAAGGTTATTAAAAAGATGGCTGGCCCTGCCCTTAAAAAATCCCGACAAAATAAATCAGCGCCTCCAGGTGGTAAACCATCTACTGAGTAACGCGGAGGTGTTACAAAAAATACAACATCAAATTAAACAGATAAGTGATATTGAACGGTTAATTTCCAAAGTAGCTACCGGAAGAATAAACCCGAAAGAAGTTATTTATCTTAAAAATTCCCTCGAAGCTATAGTTCCGGTAAAAGCACTTGCAGAAAACAGTAAAAATGAGTCTCTTAAAATCATAGGCGATAAACTGCACTCCTGTGAAATGCTTCGCAACAAAATTAAGCAAATGCTTAATGAAGATGCCCCTGTGCAGGTTACCAAAGGTAATGTGATAGCAAAGGGATACTCTGAGGAACTGGACGAATTGCGTAACCTTGCCTTCTCCGGAAAAGACTACCTGGACAAAATGCTGGAAAGAGAAATGGAAAAAACCGGCATTACTTCCTTAAAAATAGACTCAAACAATGTTTTCGGGTATTATATTGAGGTACGCAACACGCATAAAGATAAAGTGCCGGACGACTGGATCAGAAAACAAACCCTGGTAAGTGCCGAAAGATACATTACCGAAGAACTTAAAGAGTATGAAGCCAAAATATTAGGCGCTGAAGAAAAAATCCAGATACTGGAACAACAACTTTTTACCCAACTTGTGGTATGGATGAACGAGTACATACAACCTGTGCAAACCAATGCCACACTCATTGCCAGACTGGATTGTTTATGCAGTTTCACACAATTGGCTAAAGACAACAAATATATTTTACCGGTTATTGATGATTCCCATGATTTGGAAATCAAAAACGGCCGCCATCCGGTTATTGAAAAACAATTACCTCTTGATGAAATTTATATAGCCAATGACACCAGCCTTAACAAAGATGATCAGCAAATAATAATGATTACCGGGCCCAATATGAGTGGTAAATCGGCCATATTAAGGCAAACAGCCCTTATTGTGCTACTGGCACAAATGGGAAGTTTTGTTCCCGCTGATGCTGCCCGAATTGGTATTGTTGACAAAATATTTACCCGTGTCGGAGCCAGTGATAATATATCTATGGGTGAATCTACTTTTATGGTTGAAATGAACGAAACAGCTTCCATTCTTAACAACATTTCCGACAGAAGCCTTGTATTACTTGACGAAATCGGACGCGGAACCAGTACTTACGATGGAATTTCCATTGCGTGGGCTATCTCCGAATATCTGCATGAACATCCTTCCAGGCCCAAAACACTATTTGCTACCCATTATCATGAATTAAATGAAATGACAGAAACCTTTAGCCGGATAAAAAACTACAATGTTTCAGTAAAAGAGCTGGAGGACAATGTTTTATTTTTGAGGAAACTCGTACCGGGCGGCAGCCAACACAGTTTTGGAATACACGTAGCGAAAATGGCAGGTATGCCTCAGCAGGTAATACGCAAAGCTAATAAAATATTAAAAAAACTTGAAAAATCGCATAGCAGTGAAGAGCTGACGGATAATTTAAAGTCGGCTCAAAACGAATTGCAGTTAAGTATTTTTAACCTGGACGATCCGCTTTTAGAAGAAATAAAAGAAGAAATTTTACATACAGATATTGACACCCTTACACCGGTAGAGGCTTTAATGAAGTTAAATGAAATCAAAAGAATGCTGATAAAAACCAAAAAAGCATGA
- a CDS encoding class I SAM-dependent methyltransferase, giving the protein MKEALDKFSKQAATYKKFRPTYPAQLFDYIYSLCTHKNTAWDCGTGNGQVALELAKVFNKVFATDISEKQIHNAPRKENILYRVERAEKTSFPDNTFDLVTVAQALHWFDFNSFNQEVKRVLKPSGIVAVWGYSLLRINPEINKIIDNFYTQIIGEYWDKERKHVDSRYETINFNFEEINITQKFEIETQWTFQQLQGYFNSWSSVQNYMEKNNGHNPVTRLMEEINPFWLNSQKQIVFPVFVRIGKNVL; this is encoded by the coding sequence ATGAAAGAAGCATTGGATAAATTCTCAAAACAGGCTGCTACCTATAAAAAATTCCGGCCTACCTATCCCGCACAATTATTTGACTACATCTATTCTTTGTGTACTCATAAAAACACTGCCTGGGATTGTGGTACAGGCAACGGACAGGTAGCTCTTGAGCTTGCCAAAGTTTTTAATAAAGTATTTGCAACTGACATCAGCGAAAAACAAATACACAATGCTCCACGAAAAGAAAATATTTTATACAGGGTTGAAAGGGCAGAAAAAACATCCTTTCCCGATAACACTTTTGATCTGGTTACAGTAGCACAAGCACTCCATTGGTTTGATTTTAATTCCTTTAACCAAGAAGTAAAACGAGTACTTAAACCCAGCGGAATTGTTGCTGTATGGGGTTACAGCCTATTAAGAATTAATCCCGAAATAAATAAGATTATTGATAACTTTTATACCCAAATTATAGGTGAGTACTGGGATAAAGAACGTAAACATGTGGACAGCCGGTATGAAACCATAAATTTTAATTTTGAAGAAATAAACATAACCCAAAAATTTGAAATAGAAACGCAGTGGACCTTCCAGCAACTGCAGGGTTATTTTAACTCCTGGTCAAGCGTGCAAAATTATATGGAAAAGAATAACGGCCACAACCCCGTAACCCGACTTATGGAAGAAATAAATCCTTTTTGGCTAAACTCCCAAAAACAAATTGTATTTCCCGTCTTTGTACGAATAGGGAAAAACGTACTGTGA